GATGCATGCTTAACTATTGAAAAAACTAATAACagaaacttatttttgttgatTATAAATTGTCATAATGTACTTGTGAAGCGATTTGATCATTGATTGTATTAAATAGAGGAAATTTGGGATGGAAAGCAACGAGTCCGTGTTTTCACTTCTCCACATTATCTGTTGCGTATTTTTTAGACGTCTAGACACCTAACCAAAATACTTTTGTTATCCGGGAGTCCAAGATTTTGGGACCCGTAATagtgatgtgtgtgttttttttttaatgtcaactGTTTCCAGCTGTTTAGCAATTACAGAAATATCTTATAATTCACTTTTACTTATGTAGTAATTTACACTGGTACCTAAATGTAAAGTGTCATACACGTCTCCCTCTTTCCGGTCTTCTGAGATGAACCTGCGTCCTTCTGAGAAATTGCACAGAGTAAAGCATGAAATTTGCAGAATAAAACTTTTGAAGTAACTAAAATGTGTATTGAGCTACAGTACGTACGAGTCCCTTTAAGGTACAACATAGCCTGCGGTGTCCAGTTTCTCCTTTGAAAAGAGCCCTTAAAtgtaggggagggggggggggggggaaacatattaaaaaatttaaattatacacacaaacatatgtttaaataacacattttaaaaaaaattacagaaGATGGATTGGGCATTGTTCATATTTCTGGTAATTTAAGAAAAACGTAAGGAAACCAAACTTTACCTTCGGTGCACTCTGGCTTTGCGTGACAAATGCAACCAGTAAGAGAGTGAGAATATAAATTAAAGTGACAGTCTTCAAACCCTGTAGAGAGGCAAAATCATTTAATATACAATGTCATAACATAATTTTGGGATTATAACACCGTTTGCATATTGTGATTTGGTTACGAGAcattcaaaatattaaaaacagcTAAAAACTCAAGCCACTATAACAGTCTTGAAGAATCAATCAAAACGCAACATTGTTACAAATTCAATCTTCCATAATGTCATTTGAGTGAATCTTAATACTTACTTTCATGGTGAACAATATCTCACAAATTTGGTGTCCAGAAGCCAAGCGGATACGGGTGAAAAGGTCCTGAATGACTTAAgctgctcttcctcctcgtATTTATATCCTCAAGACGGCAAAGCCTCCCAGTGGCTCCCCTCTTCTTCATGCTTGTAGCAATAGGTCACAACAGTTTGATGAACGGGGTGGGCGGGTGCCAAGAGCGCGAATGAATGGAGGCTACCGATCAATTTATCGTGTTCATTGACTGGATGTAGTATGCTGTAAATATTTCTGAATTAAAAACGCTGCTGTAAGCAATTCCAGCTTCGCCAACGGCgcaatttttcaaaatgatattGTAGGGTGCAGGGAAGGAAGGCCAATAGAAAATGAGTCAGTTGATGTCAATAGTGTCCCACAGAGTATTGATGTTTGACCGTTGCgcataaaagcaaacaatggAAGAATGAAAGATGAGTCTTATGCAACTCCAACTACCAACCCATTCAATGTATTTGCAATTCTGTTGAGAGCGGGCTACACAACAATTAAATTTGGTTAATCATATCAAACCCAATTTTTAAGGTTCCATTTTTGGGGGTAATAAAATCTATGCAATACGGaacatttttcactttcattttcaagAAATAATTAGAGTATTGTCTGGCTTTGTTTGCAttacattgaaataaaacagcGACACTTCTTTATTCAACCACTGGTTAATAATAAtcaaccaaaaaaagaaaatggtgaCATTTCTTCCCTTTCCATTTTGTCACAAAACATTCATTGACATTTACAATAGTCTTTTTCATAACGAGTACGGCATCGGTGAATCTTTAAATCAATTAAAGAAAAGCTCTTTAAAGTAGCAAAACAGGCCTCCTGCATTGTGATTGAACTGGGGAAAAAAGCCTGGGTCCAGCTCATTAAATACTGAAATCTAACCAAAATTGAACTGAGCAATGTTCACATGTATGAATGTTACACTAAACACGCAAAACAAGGCTCATCAGAGAGAAAGCAGGCAGCTATGAATGAGCGACACACACGTATAGCTCTACTGCTTATCTCTGTAGCCCTTATTGTCTACGTGCCTGCATAAAACCGTGtgggtgtgtctgtgtgtgtcagtgtgtgtagaggtgtgtgtgtgtgtgtgttttatgacAGACGAGTCGGCCATATTTTCCAACATCGGTTCCTTATCGATGGAGATGCCCTGGACTCTTCTTCTCCTTGCTGGGGCCTGATAGAACTCGAACCGGGACCACCATGTCAGTTGCGTCTTCCTTGTGTCTTGTTTTTCGCCCCCTAATCAGCAGCACACTTCTCTTTAGGCTTTAATTTCAGGCGGTGAAGTGTATATCTGCTCCGAGTTCTCTGCCGCAAGTTCCTCTGAAAGAAAATTGACATTATTTGGGATTGACTTCAGGATCTACATaacaaatgtaataaataGTCTTGATACAAAGATATTCACAGAACCGAAGACTTTCGGACTAATGGTGAAGAGTCTACAACAAATAATAGCGTACAGTTGCCTCCATTTAACCTCACGGACAAATTAGCTAATCTACCTTTCCGAAATAATAAATCGAATTATGATTCCAAAGGCCATAAAGGGAAGTATTACCAGGAAGAACACATTTCCAGAGGCCATAGGTTTTCCCCACTGCTGTTTGCCACAGACGAAGTGTGCCATCTTCAGAGCCGCTGGCGTACAGCTCGCCGTCCGGACTGAAGCGGACACAGTGCACAGGACCAAAATGACCTTTATAAGATTCTGcggatggaagaaaaaaatataattgtgtTGGATGCAGATAAAATATGCTCAGTGATGTGCTCGCTTTTATGAGACGAATGAAGTGAACAGTAAAGCTCTTACCCAGCTCTTCCTTGGTGCTGTAGTCAAATTTATAAAGCTTGAAGTCCTCTCCACCGGCAACAAAAAAGTCCTTGTCTGGGTGGAGGGACGCAGAGTTGATGGTAGCTGGGGCATCTACAGACTTGATCAGGTCAAGGCTGAATAATTAAATGGCATCTTATTGTTACAATATGACATTTGTATTGTAAAAAATTTAATGAAATCAGAGTCAACCTTTATTGCAAATTGTGAATGTGAGATTTAGCTCCATAGAGCTGTcactatatattttatattatagtgTAATATTTTTTAGAATTGATTATTGTATTATCATgtgtatattatattatataaaattttattttgcatgaaaGTGTATTACCAAACAAATTtccccattttttatttatttggtattGTTTCGTGATTAAAACAAGTAAATAATTAAACAATATTGCACAAGAAGGATTAATGTGTACTCCCCAAGCTTTTTGATTGTTGTGCGGTTATTGTTTTCCGTAGTTAAAGCAGacgtttgcaaatgtcttgttttgattaCAAACAAATGATAATACAAAAATTAATTGTTGTTGAGGCTGACAAAAATGCCTGTAAATTATTAATCAATTATTAAAAGTTGCCGATTAATGTGATAATAAATTAACAGCTCTTTTGACAGCTCTACAGCACAAATAGATGATtctaaaaggaaaatgaatcAGATGGCActttccagatttttttttttgaatgatcTGTTTGCGGCAAGGCTTCACTGTGACCTACCTGAGAGCATTGTAGAAAGCGATCGTCTTTCCGTATGTGATCACGAGAATTTCACCGTCGACCACATACTCCATGCTGCTCACCGACGTATCAAACGTCAGCGTCTTTACCACCTCCATTGAGGTCCTGTCCCACAATCTGGTAATGTTCAAAAAACGTTTGATAACTAACTGGAGAATGATTCCATGTCAACTAAATGCAAAGTTTCATTCCACTGACCGTATGGTTTTATCCTCTGCTGCTGACAGAATTTGTTTGTCGTCATTACACCACAGGGCCTTCTTGATTGGCGAGGTATGACCGGCGATTTCCTGTGGTGCTGGAGACACAACATATGTCCCCgtgaatgtaaataaaaactgaatttCACTTCTTTACGCACCTGCTTCTGGGCTACTGAGATCGTAGATCCGCAGGAGCTTATCATTTCCTCCAGTCAATAGACAGTTACTATCCTAAAATGAAAACGCTTGACAGAGTTACATGAATTTCTACTGCAACTGTTTGACAAAATAGTTCCACACTCACCTGAGTAAAGGTAACGGTCTTGACAATATGTTTGTGAGCCAACGTGAGGACTTCATCACCACTGACTGCATCCCACACTTTCCTGGAAAGCATATTGAGTACAGAACTAAATATAGGTTATCCTTGTGATGTTTAACCAATTAATATTTGAAATCCAGTAGAAGAATCGCTAGACATCATAAACTAAACAACTCCAACCCTTTTAGGATCTGTGGATCCCATTTTGACGTTTTGGGTGCTGTTTTGCCACAGCAGTGCTGAACCACAACAAACAGAAGATTGTTTATTATTCTAATTCTAGTCAGTCTGGTTTAggtgatttgtttttacaaacgATTTGTTGCTCCCCGGTAGCCATGGTaacaaaagtcacacaaaTCATTGGTGTCGCAATAGAACGGGTGGCGTGTTATTACTGCCTCCTCAAAACGGGACGTTTTAGAAGgtttaaaataattgtgtgaggatattTCGATAACAGTCCACTCACGCTGAGAAGTCGGCCGCAGCAGTGGCTGCCTTGGTGGCGTCGGTGTTCAGAGTGGCTCCCCAAACAGCACCTTTGTGACCCAGAAACGTTCCAATCCAGTCTCCTGTGTCTCCCTGGCGCATCATGGGCTTGCCATCTaaacaaacaggaaaaataaagtgaaatgtTTCTGGAAAGTTGACTTACTCCAGACAGAAAAAACGCAATCGCAATAAGAAAGCGTCCTTTTTGTTGAACGGGACATACGCACATCTGACAGTGGAATAAAATTTCTTAAAATGGAACCCAAggtcagaaaataaaatgaaaacaccaGAGGCCCCCCTAAATTTaaccctgtggaacaccataTGACAATGGGGAAGAGCGGGACTCAGAGCAACCAAGGCATGTAAACGACAAATCAGACTAGATCAAATCACATGAAAAAAGTGACCACAGATCCTAATTCAGAGTGATTTCAATTAGAATGATAAAAGACAAAAGTCTCCATGTAAACCTGGCTGTAGTCTCCAGTATCAGGTTGTCATCTAAGAAGGATTTCAACTGAGTGTAccacatttctattttttagaattttcaaattgaaagGCAGCTTGGAAATGGGTCAAATTTATGACAAAACATCTTGATCAAGACCCGGTTTCCTGAGCATAGGTTGCAGCACTGCATGTTAAATTTGTTAAAGGACTACACCAGAATACATACTGCAGTTGATAATGGCCAAAGCCGATTAGAAATTAGGAGAAATAACGATGGGTGAGTTCCTgtaatacaaattaaaaagaaaatctggtCTCACCTTTGCAGGCGCTGATGAGAAAGTAGCCATAAGGAGTGATTCCACTGAAGGCCAAATCCACCACAGGCCTAGTATGACCGGAACAAGTGAGCGGTGTCTGTCTCATCGCCATGGTCCTCCAGTTGGGTAGATGACGGTTCGCACGAACCGGGTGTCACTTTATCTGCTAGCTAGCTGGTGAGGCTAACAGGGGAAGGGAAACACGCTCTAAGTTTACGAGGCGATATGCGTTGTATTGAAGTGCCAGCTTGTGACTGTTTTAAAGGTACAAAAAGGAGAAAATTCTGCGTATTCTTTAGCCCAACTTGAACGGCGGGTTTCCCTTCCCAGCAAAGGAATGGCTATCGTGCTAATAGCTACAACATAGCAACTAACTAGCAACGTGCAATGCGGTGGAACGACTACGGGGTTAATATAACCCGGTATTCCGCTTGCCACAGCGGGGTTACACTTCCGGGGTTGcggtttcaaaataaaacatttgtttatgtGTATAGTATGACTTGACACATTGTAAATGGCGAGTCATGCCGATGAAATCACTTACGACCCAGCCGATTCAGTTCCAGaaatgggcaaactacggcccgcgggccacatccggcccacggggccgtttaatctggcccgccaaacctgaataaattgtattattattatttttggggtcattttccctgcaattactatgtttccccagtagatggggaagcgcccgcccgcgcattaaTCCCGGGAGCCGtctcagaaagctcggtgcacactcacaagtgcgtgtgcgcacTCAGTAGTatgtagtaatttcatctatcagtgccgaatttcgagtgtaggctgtgacgtcaatattctcgtaattcgcgcgctgagttttcagatacagtgttacgctaatgccacccacaaaccttcccctggaatccttccattaaaatgagtggcccgaagaaaagaaaggtggacactgagtgccgaatttgaaaaaagagtggacaatttggctcgacctacgtgtgtgagaagacgttcagccacatgaacgtcaacaaagcccgtcacagatctaggttaacggaccgacacctcggctctatcctaagaatcaccacaacaaattttactccagactatgatgcactagcaaaaaagggaaaccaacaatactattgatttctttattactttatttagatgtattctttcactgattcttcaagatgatgtatttggtcagaatgtttgccgttggatgtgatttcgcctcattagataaacatatttcataaatctgacctgcaggcgcagaagtgatggaaaatgttattcatcataacagtgtcgtatttaataagaatcactgatagtagttttttggtgaaatatttttttaatgctgttaataaatgcatttgttttcaaaaagcttttttcaatatccatgctttagtatctactaaaagtaaaaaccttttatgcaatgacctttacatgtcatttatattacttcacacaaacactacatccatctgctcctggttcggccccccggtcaaaatttagaacccaattcggcccgcaagtcaaaaagtttgcccacccctgtccTCGACCCTCCCAAAAGTGAACCTTTTTGCAAATtgatccattttttaaatttaatttggcttttacaaaataaatcataataataatttctaaTATAAATATCTTTTTTGCCATAGGCTCACAATTCAATGATTTGTGTATGTATTTTGTAGTAattctaaaatatttgaatccaacgtcactttcttttttttaatttgtattttttaacgACACCAACGGGATGAGTTTGATTTTGAGGCGGCCTCTCCCAGTGCTTTTGAGTTGATGTCTTTCGCCCCCTGCTGGATACTATGATGCTCACGAAACACGTTAcattaaatttgaatttatgtACAGCTGCAACAATTTATTACgactatttttttaactgaccCAATTTTTAACCTAATTCTTTGGGGAGGGATCATTTTTCCTTCAACACTattactgctgctgctgctagtAATATGATTACTTCTGATGTATTTTCCTCGCAAATGGGCTGTTTTGTTACAAATtgcattcttttattttgattaataGTAATCTCATtctaattgtatttttgtgagttgttttttaattcagtgaGTAGTCTTTCATATTTGTTCTGAAATCTATTACAGCCGTTCATGCCATGTAAACGGGCGTGCGGTGTTACTATAGGCAGCGCGCTGTAGTCCTAACTGTAGTCCTGTAACCTGTATCTGCAGCTGGATCAAACAAAGGGAATGTCCTGCTTCTCGGCTGCGAGAACAGATGGCGGCTGGAACCTGGTGAATAAGCAGAAAACAGAGGGAGTGGACGCGGATGCGGATCATGAGGGCTGCATCACTTGAAGCGTCATGTGGCTGGTGATGACTCAATCTGGCGTTGAGGATGAGAGCACTTTGTGGATATTTGGTTGTTTTCTACGCGCCATTTGAAGCAGCTTAATCCTCAAAGGGTGGCGGTGTGGATTTCTAGTCTGCTGTGTCTCCCTCCTGCGGACGCGCAGTTCCACTCATCCGAcgcagggagggaggagagggGCGATGGCCGCCGGTGGAGCAGCGGGAGGATGCGGAGACACGGTGGAGCGGTGTCGGGCCGAGGTGGAGCGCCTTACTCGGGAGCTGGCGGAGGCCAACCGCGAGAAGATCCGGGCGGCGGAGTGCGGGCTGGCGGTTCTGGAGGAGAACCAGAGCTTGAAGCAGCAGTGTGCCGAGCTCGAGGCCGATCAGGAGGCTCTGAGGCTGGAGTTGGAACAGCTGCAGGAGGTGGGCTCAGCAGGGGTACGGTTTTGTTACTTGGAAAAAGTAAAGAATTGGTATAGGACAAAGGAGAATAATTTTAAGTTTCTACATACTTTCATGAAATTGATTTGAGTCATGTATAGGTCGACTCATCACTGACTGGCAATTTGCCTCATCAGCTTCAAATATTACTCTTGAATAACAGATTGAAAATTGGAAAAATGCACGAGCTATAACAGTTTTTGAACAGCGGCAAATTAACCGACAGAGTGTATCTAAGAGTGTACTAAGTGATAAAGCCGAGGGAAAACTAATAAGAAAAATCCTATACAATTCCAAGACTTGAGTCGAGCGGCCATCAAGGCAATTACATTTGTTGGCATCTTAAACACGCAGCATAAAATAGTCTGCTGACCTCACAACGGGGTTGCTACAAACATCTAATAAGACAAGTAAAGAATATCAAGCCTAATGACCTGTAAACgattttgatggatttgtTAACAGTATATTTGTAATGGTAGAGAATCAAATGGTTTAAATTAACTAAAAATGACTGGACATGGTTCAAATACTTTTTCTATGTAGAATGCATGCATCCATTTGTCTTGTGGGACTTTAACAGTATACTTACTGTAATGCCCTCACATGTGACAAAGAAAAGCCACGGTCACAAATGCACTTTTCAAATCTTATTTAATTGGAAGAAGAGTAAAACACAATGAGCACAATTGCGCAAGAGCAGCCATTGGCCACAGCTCAGATTTACTTCCTGTctaattttgcattttgtgttcaaGTGTGAGTAAAGCTACAAAGTTAGCCAAACATAAGATTTAAGTGAGTGCCTGAACTTCTGCTCACTCATTCATTGCCagcccactaaaaaaaattatgtttgaCGTCAATGGGAGTTCAAGTTAAGTGTTGAATGACCATTAAGATTAAAATCTTGCTTTCTAAACACCTGcaaaattcaacttttttttatatcgcGGAGGGGATTATTTAGATTACATCTTCAAAATTGGTTTTATATCTGAGCCTTAAGCGATTCAGTCAGTAACTTGATAATTCCTCTTCCCAAAAGAGCACATCtgacaaattctgcctttatCCCCTTTCtaacttatttattattaaaaacgAAATAAAGTGTGCACTGGTGCTAAGGGACATACTATGGCACAgtaatggaaaataaatggatgaagAGAGGAGGGATAATCAGATTTAAAAATACTTCATTCCACTCCCTTGGCACCGGCCTTTTGTTTTACTGTCCTCATCCTGTCATTGCTCCATTGTTCTCAACACTACTCCTGACATGAGCAAGACAACAATGTTGTTTTCATCCGTCAATTCGAAACTCATTAAGGGAAAATATTGGAGCTTCCTTTCATGTATGAAATTCCTCATTTACAATAGAGACAGCTAAGCAGCTAATCAACATCAGTGGCGGAGATATGTGGAAGTCCGGGTTCGTCAGGAATCATGTCTGAATACAAATTTTACAAGAATCTATATTTTGAATAGATCATTGTGGAGTAGGGCTGTCACTAtcgaatatttttagaatcgattATTCTATCGATTAATTTATCAAATAATTggataacattttatttgcacgaaagtgaatttcaaaaccattttttcccatttactattgtttatttggtattgTTAAGTGATacaaaataactaaataacatTCAAACAATATCACACAAGAGGTCTTAATTTctattaatcaattaattttgacaGCTCTACCGGTGGGGTACAGCTAGGAGCAACTATTAGATTTCAAATCATATGAAAATGGTTAATTTGTGTAGTTGCAGTATATATTAGAGTGCCTCCAGAATACACCCACACGGGCTGGATCTAGATAAAATTTGGGCCAAATTGCTTTTCTGTGTTTCAACATGGCGTTAACTTAATAACTCCATGAGACAGACACTCATGTGGTAACCCAAGATCTAacccagtggttcccaaagtgggcggtaccgcccccctgggggcggtggaaagatctgggggggcggtgaggaagaaaggggcggtaggggggcggtaggggggcggcagtcgatttgtacacaacacgccgctctggcccagtcagatccgacagcatagactacaaaagcaaaagctcaggtttgtaatttcaagcttgtaatgttcagaattttatcttataataaaaaccgcattctggcggtcaacatcatcttgagttcaagtcaacatgaaattggggactcgccagaacgcgccgtgttgtgttgtgttgagctggttagggcagtggtccccaaccaccgggccgcggaccggtaccggtccgtgggtcacttctttccaagcaaagaaaccgactgaaaataactgaccgcggggatctacgacttcttcttagtgagttccagcctgatgttgagaagcttatgtccctgcaccaagcacatccatcccattaatattacatgtgagacaatgaaggttactggtggaatgtttatttacgattctatgttgctgaaacagttaaaactgctaaaaaataaattggtttactaaatactaaattgggttttatttgtgaaatacacatttgtgtttaacctttctcttttcaaattgcagcaaaccaaatatcaagaaagaggtgtttgtttccatatgtgccttgggggggggggcgctaggaattcactggggagccaaagggggcgccagcctgcaaaagtttgggaaccactgatctaaCCGATCTGCTATAGGAGTCATAGAGCAAGACTACTAGGACTGACGTAAACTTATTACGCGTTTTCATTTCAGATTCAGATTTCAGTTCAGCAACATCAGAAGGTTTTTCATTAAAATTGTCTATAGTTTAACAGAAACCTGAAGTTTGATATAAAATCCACATTATATAAACAACGACATTGAACATTCAAAATCCCTGATGAAATTATCATGACCTCATCGTTATAAATAATTCATGACGACGCTTCCAAACGTGCGTATGCTATTGTGAGTGTGTGCCGGGCAGGCGCATTTCCACACATGCATTTTTCAGGCAGTTAGTCTGCTCTTGAGTGCTTCTGCTCTGTGGCTCTGTGTTATTCATAACCAAAAGAGCTAGAGACCTGGAAGTTACAGCtcaaaaacattcataaaGACAGGTCAAATGATTAAACATAATAAAACGCCATAGCACTTGAATTTCACCGAGAACACCAAAATGAAGCTCATATTGTCCTAAAACCTTGCTAGAAAGCTGACCGACAATCACCAATGACGTCATACCAAGCAGAGAGGCGTGTCATTGACAGTGACATAACAGAAAAGTAACGGAACAAGTACTCCTTCACCTTTTAACACTGATGCTTCTGCCTCGTGCATTCTTCATCAACACTTCACTCACCACAAATACATCACACACAACGCCTATTGGAACACCTTTAAGATTCATTTGAACAAGATCGAGGCTAAAGATCTGGAGTAAGAAAACAACACTCATTACATTACAGTATTGATTTATACCAGACAGACTCATTATTGATTATGCTCTAAATCCTCATTTGGCGCACTGGGCAAAGGTTGGGCACAGTACTGtgaaaaaatctcaaattacCACTAGATTTGTTGTTCTAGCAACTCTATAATGACCAAGAAGCAAGAATACAAgaagcacaaaacaaaaggaaatgaaaacatatGATTGTTTAATTGTAAATAAccatcaaatttaaaaaatatttttcatctgtTATCTTtataaaataatccaaaaacAGATGTGGTGCCCATAGAGGCGCTGGAGGTTAATGCAGTCGTTAAACTTGAGTTGCTATTAACTCAATCACTGCCAGCCCAGTTAGAATGGATCTTTAACGTCAATAGCCATCTATgggagtgaatgagttaattggCAATCCATTCATTTATGCTACACTATTATACCACCACTCTCCACATATACCGTATTGacccgaatataagatgaccctgattataagacgaccccctctttttcaagactcaagtttgaaaaaaagactttttgaacaccaaatttaatttttatacagaaaataattacagtacatctgttatgattataacaatatattcgagagaaaaagcatgttattttgcctcattcaaatcatacaaaaactgtctatcacatcttaatatctgaacatttaaatatgtaaactaaagtgcaatcacatttgtaaatgaatggcttctggtttttccattttctgttatctcttctcttattttcttttttctttcttaccgctattttttatttttcttcttcgtgctaccgctatttttatttttattcttcgtgacaggggttcgctttagcctggggagttaagttcagcattcgggttaaagatatctggcgccatctagcgttgtgaatgggtataatgtctagaccccgaatgtaagacgacccccatttcttatttcaatgcaaaaaacacgaTCTCATATTCAGGCCAATACAGTAGGTTAAAACTGTTTAGCTAAGATACAGTTACAAACCTATTGAGTGAATGCTAAATCAGTGTGGACATTGTAAATGATACCTTTCTTATGTTGTGACTTGTACAAGTGAAAGTAAAATGCAGTCACCCAATCTGAgaacaaataaatgttgaaaaaacaaaataagcatcgacaataatattttcattgtacaatgaaaaataaataactgcaATGGGgtgttttgtatatttttcctCCCTGCAGTATAAACTCTTCATTGGAGAGTGACAATATGAATTTTTAATATCTGTGGTGTTCTCTTGATTAATAAAATGATTAGTAAACATAAATGATTATGAAATAGAAAAGCTAAATCAGTCTGCTTTTATGAAGGACTAGAGAAAAGAGAATTATTACTTTTGAGAACCTGAAATCAGAAGATTCGGACGTTCTTTTGTTAAAACCTGGCGCTAAATGATACTcgattattaaaatacaagGTGATTAATGTCATAATTAGTTTGTCAATTAATTTTGATAAATCGAGACGAACAAAGAATCAATACTACACATAGGTCATCACTTGCAGGCTTACTGAGTGTTCTCAAAACTAAAACCAAGTAAAGAAACATTTCAGCTCCTGTGGCATGGATTTGCCTTGTGTTTGATTCGTGCTATACAAATTTCCTCGTGTGTAACTCAAAGGATGAGGCTCCAAATGCAAGCAATGTGATGCCAATTTGTCATACGACTCTGAGTCCCTGCTGACtaggaaatgcaaatgaaattgTGAACCAGGTTATTGCATGAACATGTGGGATTGTGGTGTGACTTAAATTCGGAATATGATGATTCACACTGAATTTTGACATCAGGTGATGGAACTATAAGATTACAAAGTCAGCATGCCCACAACCcaagtgaggataagcggtgcagaaaatggatggatgttcaaCCTTGATTTTTATCTGACTTATTATATACACCGTACAAGTCAGCAAATACTAAAATAGAGCTACTAATCAATAAACATGAGAACAGCTACCAGGTTGTAAGATGACTCAGAGTgagt
This genomic window from Syngnathus acus chromosome 23, fSynAcu1.2, whole genome shotgun sequence contains:
- the spx gene encoding spexin prohormone 1 isoform X2 translates to MKGLKTVTLIYILTLLLVAFVTQSQSAPKGSFQRRNWTPQAMLYLKGTQGRRFISEDRKEGDVYDTLHLETRSQNTEKLSVDQAATILLNFLQQASDGAVENPEEVYFQEMPVWKREYF
- the LOC119117512 gene encoding serine-threonine kinase receptor-associated protein, encoding MAMRQTPLTCSGHTRPVVDLAFSGITPYGYFLISACKDGKPMMRQGDTGDWIGTFLGHKGAVWGATLNTDATKAATAAADFSAKVWDAVSGDEVLTLAHKHIVKTVTFTQDSNCLLTGGNDKLLRIYDLSSPEAAPQEIAGHTSPIKKALWCNDDKQILSAAEDKTIRLWDRTSMEVVKTLTFDTSVSSMEYVVDGEILVITYGKTIAFYNALSLDLIKSVDAPATINSASLHPDKDFFVAGGEDFKLYKFDYSTKEELESYKGHFGPVHCVRFSPDGELYASGSEDGTLRLWQTAVGKTYGLWKCVLPEELAAENSEQIYTSPPEIKA